The window AAGGCCGCTTCGCCTGCAGCAGCAGCTGCACGGCCTTGCGGATCTGGCCGCTGTGGCCCTTCTTCGCCGGGCTGTACGAGCGCATCTCGACCGCCGCAGGGTACTGGAAGGGCGCGGTCTTCAGCGACACGTCCTTCGGCACGTCGACCACCACCGGGCCAGGACGGCCGGTGCGGGCGATGTGGAAGGCCTTCTTCATGGTGAGCGCCAGCTCGCGCACGTCCTTCACAAGGAAGTTGTGCTTGACGATCGGCCGGGTGATGCCGACGGTGTCGCACTCCTGGAAGGCGTCGAGGCCGATCGCTGGCGTCGGCACCTGCCCGGTGATGATCACCATCGGAATCGAGTCCATGTAGGCGGTGGCAATGCCGGTGATGGCATTCGTCACGCCCGGCCCCGAGGTCACCAGCGCAACGCCCACGTCGCCGGTCGCGCGCGCATAGCCGTCGGCCGCATGGATGGCCGCCTGCTCATGGCGCACGAGCACGTGCTCTATGGTCTCCTGCTTGTACAGCGCGTCGTAGATGTACAGCACGGCGCCGCCCGGGTAGCCCCAAAGGTACTTGACACCTTCGGCCTGCAGGCAGCGAACGAGGATTTCCGAACCGTTGGGCTCGGCAGCTTGGGTGGGGTGCGGTTGGGCCGTGGCGGCCCGCTTGATTTCCGCGGCAGACATGTCCATTTCGAACCTTTGTGAATTTCTCTGACGAAAAACCATCGGTGCCCCTCTTCGCACCCTGGTGGGGTGGATGTGGGGCCTGCGCGGTCTGGCAAAGCCACCCGGGTCGGATGGTGTTGAAGACCAATGAGCGTTTTGCGAACGCACATTATGGCATCCGCCCGGCACCAGCCCGGCGCAGGCTGCTGCATCGAGGCGCGGTGACATAATCCGCGGCCTCCCCAAAGCCACGGCAGACAGGCCGCGCCTCTTGGCTTCCGACAAAGAACTCAGCGACTTCCTCAAGAGCGTCGAAAAGCGCGCCTTCAAGCGCGCCGTTTATGCCGTTCGCGACGACGATGCTGCGCTCGACATCGTGCAGGACTCGATGATCCGCCTGGCCGAAAAATATGCCGACCGGCCGCCGGCCGAATTGCCGCTGCTGTTCCAGCGCATCCTGTCGAACGCCATGATGGACTGGTTCCGCCGGCAGAAGGTGCGCAATGCAGTCGTGCGCAATTTCTCGGATTTCGAGCCAGCGGACGCCGACGGCGACTTCGATCTGCTCGAGACTCTGGCGGCCGCCGGTGGTGCTACCGCGGTCGAAACGGCGGCCGACAGCGTGTCGCGGGCCCAGATCCTGCTCGCGATCGAGACCGAAGTCGCGCGG is drawn from Methylibium petroleiphilum PM1 and contains these coding sequences:
- a CDS encoding RNA polymerase sigma factor, giving the protein MASDKELSDFLKSVEKRAFKRAVYAVRDDDAALDIVQDSMIRLAEKYADRPPAELPLLFQRILSNAMMDWFRRQKVRNAVVRNFSDFEPADADGDFDLLETLAAAGGATAVETAADSVSRAQILLAIETEVARLPGRQREAFLLRYWEELDVAETAQSMGCSEGSVKTHCSRAVHSLAQALKARGVLP